Genomic segment of Sebastes umbrosus isolate fSebUmb1 chromosome 19, fSebUmb1.pri, whole genome shotgun sequence:
TAATAGAACACAGTATTCTGTGAGCTGCTGCTTCTTATTTCAGGTGTTTCTTTGATGGACGTCTGAATGGACTGAACACAAACAGGATGTTTACCCTTTAGgggtttcacaataaaagctgagAGACCCGTTAGCCtggatgctaacatgctaacatgctcacctGGTCTTGATGTTCCAGAGCTGCAGTGCACCCTGGGAGCTTCCAAGCAGCACCTTGTTCAGGTAGGTGCTGGGGTGCATCATGGCCGACACGTCGAAGGTGACGGGGTCAAACTGCAACCGCAGGTAGatttctgagagagagagagcaatgcattatgggtaagAGGACAGGTAAAATAAAGAAGCAGACAGTGAGTGACAGTAAGCGAAGCCCCCcccctcacctcctccctgGACGTCCCACACGATGACATCACCGCCGCTATCGGCTGAGATCAGCTGATCACCCAGAGGAAGCAGCAGACGCACTTCCTGTCCGTGTCCATGGTAACGCATCACCACCTGTACGGATAGCAGACGGGGTCAAAACACTTTTCATTCTATTATTTgacatttgttgttattttattttattctgttttttaaagcatcaaataaaaataaatctataaaaaCGTTCGTGATAAAAGAAGAAATGTTTGTAAATAAAGTTTTCGGACCTCTTTGTTACGGGCGAAGGCGCTGATGACTCGCCCGGCAGCGGCGAACACCAACATCCTGTCCGCTGCCACACAGTTGATGTCATCTGACAGGCTGTTACCTAGGCAACAACCACATCACATCAGGacacagcagccaatcagagagcacagctctcagcagccaatcagagagcacagctctcagcagccaatcagagagcacagccctcagcagccaatcagagagcacagctctcagcagccaatcagagagcacagccctcagcagccaatcagagagcacaGCGCTCAGCAGACAATCAGAGAGCACAGCtctcagcagccaatcagagagcacagctctcagcagccaatcagagagcacagcgctcagcagccaatcagagagcacagcgctcagcagccaatcagagagcacagcgctcagcagccaatcagagagcacagcgctcagcagccaatcagagcagagagcACAGCACTCAGCAGACAATCAGAGTTCAGTTGAattaatattgatttatatatataatattaataattaatgtacTCACTGACAGCAACGATCCCCAACCTGTTCACCTGGAAGTAATCAATacatcaaccaatcaatcaatcaatcaatacatcagacagacagacaagtgagGAGACAAActaacagacagaaagagacagacagacagacagacagacagacagacaggtgaggagacagacagacagacagacagacaagagagacagacagacagacaggtgaggagacagacagacagatgaggagacagacagagagacagacagacaggtgaggagacagacagacagacagacaagagagacagacagacagacaggtgaggagacagacagagagacagacagacaggtgaggagacagacagagagacagacagacaggtgaggagacagacagagagacagacagacaggtgaggagacagacagacagacagacaagagagacagacagacagacaggtgaggagacagacagacaagagagacagacagacagacagacagacaggtgaggagacagacagagagacagacagacagacaggtgaggagacagagagacaagagagacagacagacagacagacaggtgaggagacagacagacagacaggtgaggagacagacagagagacagacagatgaggagacagacagagagacaagagagacagacagacaggtgaggagacagacagacagatgaggagacagacagagagacaagagagacagacagacagacaggtgaggagacagacagagagacagacagacaggtgaggagacagacagacagacagacagacagacagacaggtgaggagacagacagacagacagacaagagagacagacagacagacaggtgaggagacagacagagagacagacagacaggtgaggagacagacagacagacagacagacaggtgaggagacagacagagagacagacagacaggtgaggagacagacagagagacagacagagacagacagacagatgaggagacagacagagagacaagagagacagacagacagacaggtgaggagacagacagagagacagacagacaggtgaggagacagacagacagacagacaagagagacagacagacagacaggtgaggagacagacagagagacagacagacaggtgaggagacagacagacaggtgaggagacagacagacagacagacagacagacaggtgaggagacagacagacagacagacaagagagacagacagacagacaggtgaggagacagacagagagacagacagacaggtgaggagacagacagacagacagacagacaggtgaggagacagacagagagacagacagacaggtgaggagacagacagacagacagacagacaagagagacagacagacagacaggtgaggagacagacagagagacagacagacaggtgaggagacagacagagagacagacagagacagacagacaggtgaggagaaCACAATGACGTCATGTTGTCATAGCGACACATTAAAGACATGTTTAAAGAACATGATGAAGTTGAGGAAGTTTAAAGTTTCTTACGTTGTACGTGTGGAAACATTTACCGACTGACGTCACCAGGTAGAACTCGCGGTGCTTCCGGTGGTACCGCAGCGCGAGCGGCACGTGGTTAGAGTAAAGACCCAGAACCCGGAACCCGGAGAACAGAGAGCTGCCCGGCATCACCACGACCAGAACCACAACCAACAACAAGACCACGAGAACCCAACCGGACACACAGAACCCAACCGAGACAGGAAACACATGGAGGAGAGCCGAGGAACTGAGTCCGACCGGAAACAACAAACACCAGCATCAAGGTTCCGCTCAGAGGACGAAGGTTCCGTCTGCAGCAGAACAGAAACATCAGAGCATAGACACCAAAAgcattttaataaattaaaaataatagataacactatatattatattaaatatatatattaaataaatatattttaaataataaatcatgtactataaacaaaaatgttgttttggtttaatcattaaaaatccaaactaatAAGATGATTTTCAATGATATAAAACGTATAAAACCTACACAGTAAGCTGCTTATGAGGCCGTTTCAGAGCGCTTAActtacatttattattcatgATGATTctatatattcacatttatatttgtattaagaaACATGTTTGCAGATTAATCTGAACAAGCAGCATCGTCTCCACTGAGagctcatttcattttattttattttatttcacatgaaaacaaatttacagcaaaaaaaacctcttcagagttcaaattttatttttctgcGGCACAAGTGCAAAGTTTCAACATGTGacattaacaacaaaaacacaacaaaatataaacaagtGCAGATTCAGTGATTTTAGctgaagtttaaaaaataaaccaacactgaataacttttattttattttaatttgcgTCTTTCAGACTGACGTAAATGTTGCATCTATttccaaacatttatttttgaaaaatcaAACACCAAACTCAGTCCCTTTTAACTGATCAATTtctttttcacacatttaatttgaatattgatttaaatatttatgaatcacatttaatttcatctaaatctacatttattttaatacattttccatttttacaactttatacaaataaaaagtgGCTTCACGTTCTCTTAAATTTGCTGTTGATGATATTTCACTCTGTAGATATTCATGTGTGTCGGTACTTctattatgtatatttttaacaCAGGATCATGAGGTCATGCTTTCATGCTGGAACAGGATCTGCGTTTCTATGGCAACACACGACCACCACGACATTTTGTTCGAAGGCAGGAAGTGACACAAACGTTCAGAGTCAACACGTGAATCCGACCTTGTGTTGTTGGAAGGTggatttctttctgttttcatggagctaggctaacagttccccctgcttccagtctttctgctaagctaggctaaacacgATCTGGAGCTTCTACTGAAGAAAATTTGGTGCGATTGCCAGAAAAAACAGCAGAAGTGTGTAACCACTAAAAAGGAGCTGAAGTGTGAGTTGTTATAACATGTTACGGCACGTTATAACATATGTTGTTATACCATGTTATAATGACATGTTATAGCAACACATCATTATAACATCACATTATACATGTTATAACATGTATAATGACATGTTCTTACATTGTAACATGTTATAGCAACACGTCATTATAACATGTTATAACATGTCATTATTACATGTCATTACATGTTACAATGTAAGAACATGTCattataacatgttataatGACATGTTATAACATGTTATAATGACATGTTATAATGACATGTTATAGCAACACGTCATTATAACATGTTATGACATGTCATTATTACATGTCATTACATGTTACAATGTAAGAACATGTCattataacatgttataatGACATGTTATAACATGTTATAATGACATGTTATAACATGTTATAATGACATGTTATAGCAACACGTCATTATAACATGTTATAACATGTCATTATTACATGTCATTACATGTTACAATGTAAGAACATGTCattataacatgttataatGACATGTTATAACATGTTATAATGACATGTTATAACATGTTATAATGCCATGTTATAACATGTTATAATGACATGTTATAACATGTTATAATGACATGTTATAATGACATGTTATAACATGTTATAATGACATGTTATAATGACATGTTATAACATGTTATAATGACATGTCATAACAAGTTATAATGACATGCTCTTACAACAACATTATAACATATTTTAGCAACATGTCGTTTCatctttttaacatttttcttgttGTAAAGAGAAGCtgagaaaatgttttgttgtcaTGGCGAcagaaataatttgaactttggAAGTGAGGCTGCGTCTCCATGGTAACGCCTCTAGCTGGCCCtgccctccagcagcagcagcctcagcaGCGTCCTGGCTGCAGCCAGCAGCGCTCCGTGCAGCGCGTACTGTGTCGCCAGCGCTCCGAAGCCGCGGTAAAACCCGGCTGCGCCCTCCTTGCGGCGGATGTTGTGGAGGCAGTCGGAGAAGCCGTCGTACTGCGTGTTGACGGGCAGGACCAGCGGGCTGCCGCCGTTTCCCGCGGCGACCACACCGTCCGTGGCGTCGATGATGGTGCGTGTGCCCTGCAGGCTGAGGCGGTGCAGCGCCGTCTCCAGAGGAAACAGCACGATGTCGGCCACCAGAGATCCCGCCCATGCCGCCGCCAGCTCGGGAAAGTAGGCGTCCAGCGGGTTGGATGGGTCCGCCCGCTGCTTCCGGCCCCGCTGGTGCAGCCACAGCGCCACCCGCTGGACAGAGGCGGCGATGGCGTACCGCAGGATGGCGTGCAGCGCGACAGGAAGCAGCAGAGAGCTGAGAGGAAGCAGACGGCGACTGTGAGGAGCGCCGACACCCAACAACCGAGTCAAACCTTCACGCATACAATCCAGCAGCCCAGAGGACGAGTCGTCACGGACGATCTCACTCTGTGGAAACACGAGAGGACGttcagcagcagaaaaacagcgGCCCTTTAGtcgctgttctggagctttcaacagAAGCCTTCCTCAACCACCTGGTTTCTAATCATATCTAAtcatatatatatctttaacACGCAAACATTTCCTAACACATAAAACATGGAAGAAGAAGTCCATGAGCTTTTTGGTGGTGAAAGCTTCACAACTGCTACTAAATGGACCCTGTGTGGAGAATGATTCAGATTATTGATCACAGATGACTTCAGATagaatcaaatcaaaacagCTCAAAGCAGACAGCTGACCAAAGCttgataaaaacatttgaatgatCAATAATAACCTGGACGGTCTCGATGAGGCTGGCACAGTAAAAAGGAAGAGCCACCACAGCCGTTAACCTGCggtgagacacagagagaggccTCAGATTAAATCTACAGAAATGTAACGGAGGTTCTGCAACTACAACTTTCTTTCATCTTTCATTCAGTAGAAGAAGAAATTCATTCAATAAatgagtagaagaagaagaagagaactgaccctttaagcaGCAAATGTCCAGCCAGCTGTTTCCAGCTCCACCTGTGAGGAAGCTCCCTACAGACAGAAAACACTCTGTAATACACCAGTAATACACCAGTAATACCACAGTCTGTGGTTAGTTACCGTGGTAACGGTGTGAACTCGCTGAGGACGCCCTCAGCTCCGAGCGTGATGCCGTGAACGATGAAGGTGCTGCCCATCCCCTTCCACAGAGCCTTCGGAccctgaacaacaacaacaacacgttACTGATCCCTGATCAGACTTATTACACCACATGATGACCgacatatttaaatttattatttacaGTTCATATTTTTAACTCTGATGAATGTTTGTAAAATACTGTTTATGCAATTgccctaaaataaaataataatttatagtgtGTCAATGAACATGTATTATTggtaatttaatatttaaatatattaaacatatttcatgtattatttttatgtttttttatttcaaatatattttatcccttaaacagtcttgatcatttatcattgtattttttatatgactaatattgtatattttaaatatttccatTCATTAggatatatttttcaaaataataataatatgttattgtttttttatttataatttgtgtttctgctatgaaatatgaacatatctgttaaatgaaatataaattttCGCTGTCAGACTGTTGTCTCACCTGAGCCTTGGTGATGGTGTACATGACAGCGACGGCGCTGAACGGGGTCAGGTGGTAACAGCGGGCGTGGTAGTTCACCTGAGACAAACGGCCAATCAGAAGGCAGGAGGggaaacattaattattattaatatgaactAAATGTGTAACAACTAAATTAAGATCATAAACATGAAGCTGTAATTATAATAACGTATAATAGTTTATGTTTAAAGTTTGTTGTTCATTAGTTTCAATTTCAcattaaactttaaaaatacataaatattataaacatgattctTTATATTCTCTAGAACGGCTGACTGCTTTACAAACTGCATCCCCACACAGTGATGAGTTAAACTTCCAGGagagaaaatacaaaaagaaaaagactgaaATTGTCCTTCGATGTTTGATTCATCTCCTCCTGATGCGTCTCAGATGTTCGTTATTGATCAGTTATTGATAAGAAGGTGAGCGGTTACCTGACACTGCCTGCGGAAGACGATGCAGGGGTGAGCGAGGACGTTCTCAGTGaacagactgcagacagacagacaggtttatTTAGAGACATTTATTCTGAAAATCACTGAGAAATGCATAAGAAACCATTTATTATAcgattataattatattattaataataagaatgTATTTCCAACCTGACAAGTCCGATTCCAAATCCTGCAAATCGATTGAGCTGCTCTGCAAGAACAACAACACATCAGcattaataaacattaataacagACTAATAACAGATGTATTAACTCTGCAAGAGCAACAACACATCAGcattaataaatattaataaacattaataacagACTAATAACAGATGTATTAACTCTGCAAGAGCAACAACACACAGcattaataaacattaataacagAATAATTCATTTAGACTTTTCGTGCTGGTGTCATGAAGACATTATTATACAGAAGTGAGAAGTAGAAGAATAatattaaagtttattttcaccagacagaaaaaaacaatgaaaatgttaatataacaataaaaa
This window contains:
- the slc25a46 gene encoding solute carrier family 25 member 46; translation: MASRRPDSFDGLGYRGREDPLLGAGYPVRSAGGPAELQQHHWVTTPPDIPGSRNLHHAERTPYSDEPLEEPGAAGAAAGWEAPQPGVPPAEQLNRFAGFGIGLVSLFTENVLAHPCIVFRRQCQVNYHARCYHLTPFSAVAVMYTITKAQGPKALWKGMGSTFIVHGITLGAEGVLSEFTPLPRELPHRWSWKQLAGHLLLKGLTAVVALPFYCASLIETVQSEIVRDDSSSGLLDCMREGLTRLLGVGAPHSRRLLPLSSLLLPVALHAILRYAIAASVQRVALWLHQRGRKQRADPSNPLDAYFPELAAAWAGSLVADIVLFPLETALHRLSLQGTRTIIDATDGVVAAGNGGSPLVLPVNTQYDGFSDCLHNIRRKEGAAGFYRGFGALATQYALHGALLAAARTLLRLLLLEGRAS